The DNA segment ATCTTGACCCCCAGCGAGGCGCATTCCTGGACGACCCGGCGGATGGACCCGGGGCCGGCGGCCGGCATCGCCACCAGCACCTCGTTGCAGGCCAGCCGCTTGGCCACGGCCTTCAGGTCACCGGTCCTGCCGAGCACCCGTACCCCGTTGATCCGTAGTCCCACCTTCCGGCGGTCGTCATCGATGAAGCCGACCGGCTTGTACCCCAGCTCCGGATGCCGCTGCATCTCGCGCAGGGCCATCACGCCGGCCTGGCCGGCGCCAATGATCAAGACCCGCTTGGGGTCCTTGAGATCCTTCATCTCAGCCAGGACGCGCACTCGTCGTAGCATCCTGATAGACAGGCGACCACCGCCGAGAGAGAGGAAGTTGATGACCAGGACCATCAGGACGACGCTGCGCGGGAAGCCGTGGCCGACCGGCAGGTAGAGCAGACCGGTCAGGGCGAGGAAACTGGCCAAAGCCCCCTTGCCGGCGGCCAGGGCCTCGTCGACGCTGGCATACTCCCAGATGCTGTGGTAGAGCCCGAGAAGATAGAAGGCGACGAGGCTGATGACGGTGTATGGAATGGCCACCCCGAAGTAGCTCTGGAAGTAGCTCCAGGGCACCGCGTTATCGAAACGCAAGGCCAGCCCGATGACGACGGCCACGTTGATGGCCATCACATCGTAGGCCATCAGGATCAGCCGCTTGGCCATCTGTCCTAGCTGCCCCAGCGTCACCACGGGCGCCGCGGGCCTGCGAGCCGCCTCGTGCAATTCCTTCGCATCCGCTCTTGTTGCCGCCACCCGGTACCACCTGCTCCCCTTAGGGCCGGCCGCCGGGTCGCCGCGTCACGGGCCTGTCCGGCCCCGCGGCGCGGCGACCAAAAAACCGGCAGCCAGGCACAATCTTTGATGTGCCCTAGCTGTCGGTTTCACTACTGACTCCGCGCCGCCCAAGTGACCAAATGGAGGCAGCGTTTCCTCGTCCCAGCTATCCCCTGCCCCAACCCGGGTATGTTGTCTTGGGTCTATCTCTGTGATGTCCCACGAAACCGGGCTCGGTGGCCTCGCCCTGCGGATCTTGCTACTACTTCTTCCTCTTCTTCTCCCCGTCCTGTCCGTAGTAGTAGTCATGGTAGCCCTTATCGCGCTCGGCGAAGGCCCCGTCGAGGACCACGCCGAGGATGTTCGCCTTGACGTTGGCCAGGAGTTCCTTCGCCCGCTGGGCCTGCTTGTAGCTGACCTTGCCGGCCCCGACCACCAAGAGCACCCCGTCGCAGGCACTGGCCATGATCGCCGCGTCGGTGACCGCCCCGACCGGGGGAGAGTCGTAGACGACCATGTCGGCGCGTTCCTCGAGGGCGGCCATCAGGTTCCTCATCCGGTCGGAGGCCAGGAGTTCGGCCGGGTTCGGCGGGGTGGGCCCCGGCGGGAGCACCCGCAGCCCCTTGGTCTTGGTCGTTTGCAGGGCCTGGTCCACCTGGACCTGGCCGGCCAGGACGCTGGTCAGGCCGTTCCGCTCGTGAACGTTGAAGATCTGACAAAGGCACGGCCGCCGCAGGTCGCTGTCGACGGCGATGACCTTCTTCCCCGCCTGGGCCATGGTGATGGCCAGGTTGGCGACGGTCAGGGTCTTCCCCTCGCGGGGCGAGGCGCTGGTGACGACGATGCTCCGAAGGGTCTTGTCGATCGTCAGGAACTGAAGGTTGGTCCGGAGTTCCCGGTAAGACTCGGCCACCGGCGACCGCGGATTGAGGGCGGTCACCAGCTTTTCGCCGTTGGGATGCGGTGTCGACAACCTGGTGCCCCCCTTACCTCACGGCTTTGAGTCCGCGGTCTTCGGCCTGGCCGGGCTGGGCCCGCTTGATCACGGGCAGCCCGCCGTCCCCCGCGTCGGCCGCCTGGCCCTGCGCCTCCCGGTCGGCGGCCTTCTTGGCCATCTTCGACTCGTGTCTAAGGTCGATGACGGGGATGGTCCCGAGGACGGGCAGGTCGAGGAAGCGGCGGACATCTTCGGGCGACTTGACCGTGTTGTCCAGGTACTCAAGGACGAAGGCCAGACCGACGCCGACCATGACTCCCAGGACACCGGCCACGGCCATGTTCAGCTTCGGCCGGGGTTTGATCGGGGTGGTCGGTTCGATGGCCGGGTCGACCACCTGGACGTTCTCGACCTTCATTATCTGGATGACCTGTTTGATGAAGTCCCTGGCCACGGCGTTGGCGATGCTGGCCGCCTCGGCGGGGGCGGTGTCCTCCACGCTGACCTGGATGATCTCGGTGTCCTTGACCGGGCTGACGTGGATGGCCGCCTGAAGTGAGCTGACGGGGATGCCGAGGCCCATGTCGGCGATGACGTGCTCGGCCACCGTCCGGCTCTTGGCGATCTCCCCGTACGTCTTGACCAACTGCCGGTTCATCAACAGGGTGGTATAGTCGACGGGGGTGTCTTTCTTCAGGACCATCAGGGTCGTGGACGCGGAATAGACCGGCTCGATGAAAAAGTAACTGATGATTCCGCTGGTCGCCACGGCAACGACGGTGACGAGGATGATCGCCCACAGCCGGCGGCGCAGGATGGCAAAGTATTCGCGTAGATCGATCATGTCTTGCTGGTCCATTCAAGGCCTCCGAAATTGAGGGGTGTTTGAGTTAGGCCGTCGGGTCGTGGTAGTCGATCTTCTCGATGCCCTTGGTATGGATGGTGACGAGCCGCTTGCACTTATTGCACTTGATCTCGATCTTGTCTCCCCGGACGATGCAGATAAGCTTGTTGCAGATGCACCGTTTCGGGATGCCGGATTCCGTTCGCTGCTGGGTAGTGGGCTGGACGGTCGCCAATCGTCTCGCCTCCTCAGGGGGTGTGGGGTAGCCCAAGCGCTGAAACCGGAACCTAGCCGGACTTGAGATGGGTAGGTAGCGGCCCCTGGACCGAAAAAGGGGATAAAAATAGAGAGTGTAAACCCTTCTCCTGAATCGGTCTCTCGGACCCTGGGGTCTCTCGGACCAATTCTTGATGGCGGCGAACTCTCGTCACGGCTTGTTCAAGCGTGGGCTACGGGCCCGGTCCACGCCGGCGGCGAAGATGCGTCCTAGCTGGGGTTTTACGTAATGCCACGAATCGGAAAAGGTGGGATTTGGTATTTCTACACAATAGGTGCTAATTCCTCCTTTGCATAATTCAGGAAACTAAAAGTCTACGCCGAAAGTCGCCGGATCACGATTTCCTCGCCGGCGTCCGTTCTTTGGACATATATCTCGACCTCGTCGCCGGGCCTCAGCCCGCCGCGGTGGCACCAGAGGGTCGGGAGGACGACGTCCTCGTCGTCGCAGCGGAAGACGGCCAGCGGGGCGGATGAGCTGGGCCCGCCGGCCGGTCTGACGACCGGTCGGAAACGACTGGTTCCCTGGGCGGACAGGTTGATCATGAACTGCTATCCCGTCCTTGGAGCACGATTAACGGGCCCCCAAAGGCCGTGGCGGGCCCGTCGTTAGGCCTCCAAATTCGTCGGTGGGGGGTCAAATCCTACCAGCTTGAGGGGCCAATCGTTCGCCCGATTGCGACAGGAAAGCCGCCCGGGGTACCGACCCTCGGGCGGCTTCGACAGGCTCTTGAACTTACCAGGTCACTTCGTCGAACCACAGTCCCCGGATCTTGCCGATGAGGTACAGGGAACCGGTGATGAGGACCAGCGGTGGGCGCGGGTCGCGCGGGCCCCCCGGCGCCAGCGGATCGGCCGAACCACGCCCGGCCTCCTCCAACGCCCGTCGGACGGCGCTCTCCGGCTTCTCGATGACGGTAATGTCCGCGGGCGCTGGGCGCCCGGCCCCCGCCTCAACCCCCGCGACCCGCCTGGCCTCCTCGGCGACGACCGCCGGGTCGGCCGCCCGAGAGCTGTCGGGCCGGGTGACGATGACCCGTTCGGCCAGTGGGACCAGCTCGTTCAGGACGGTGGAGATTTCCTTGTCGGCCAGGATGCCGATGACCAGGGTCAGTCGGTGGTCCGGGAAGATACGCTCGATGGCGTCGCGGAGGACGGCCGCCCCGTCGTGGTTGTGGGCGCCGTCGATGATTGTCAGGGGGTCGTCCTGGACGACCTCGAGCCGCCCCGGCCAGCGGGCCGTTTCGAGACCGCGCCGGAGGCTCTCGTCGTCGATTTCCCAGCCCAACCGGCGGAGGGCGGTGATCACGGCGACGGCCGTCGCCGCGTTCATCATCTGGTGCGCCCCCAGCAGGCTGACCTTCAGGTCGTGGTGGGTCGCGTCGGGCGTGGTCACGTCCAGGCGGCAGCCTTCGCGGTTGACCGCCAGCCCGCGGTAGGTGACCACGGCCTCGGCCCTGACCTCCGGCACGTCCGCGGCCGGCGGACCCCCGTCCGACACCCCCCCGGCCTCCGCCCCATCCGGTATGACCCGCCACAGCCTGGCCCCGTTCTCCCGGACCTTCCTGTCGATGACCCGGAGGACCTCGGGGTTCTGAGATTCGGTGATGACCAGGCCGCCGGGCTTGATGATCCCCGCCTTGTGCCCGGCGATCTCGGAGATGGTTGAACCGAGGATGTCCATGTGGTCGTAGGCGACGTTGGTGATGACCGAGGCCAGCGGCGTCGGCAGGACGTTGGTCGAGTCGAGGGTCCCGCCCAGTCCGACCTCGACGATGGACAGGTCGACGTGCTCATCGGCGAAGTACTTGAACATCGCCGCCGTGGTCACCTCGAACTCGGTGGCATGGTCGACCCCGTGGGCCTCCATCCCCTCGACGATGCCGGACAGCAGGGTGACGAGTTCGGCCACCTTCTCCTCCGGGATATGCCGGCCGTCGATGGTCATTCTCTCGTTCCAGTGCTGGAGGTGCGGCTTGGTGAAGGCGGCGACCCGATAGCCGGCCTCGCGTAACACGGTCGTGGTCATCGCGCAGGTCGAGCCCTTCCCGTTGGTCCCGCCGACGTGGACGGCGGCGAGGGACTGCTCGGGGTTGCCCAGAGCCTTCATCAAATAGTCCATTCGCTGGAGCCCGGGCTTCCACCCGAAGCGGATCAGGTGATGCAGGTAGTCCAAGGATTGCTGGTAATCCAAGGGGAGGCCCCTTTCAATGGTGGTTATCGGCCGGCGCTGCGGCCGTACCCTCCGGCGGCCGCGGGCTGTCGCACATGCCCTTATCGTACCACGCCGGGACAGGCGGAACAATGGACGCTTTGCGGATCAGGGCCTTTTTCGACAGGCTTCGGTATTTCCCGACAAATGCCGTGGTGGCCGCGATGCCTCGCGGTCTTTCCTCTTTTCTGGTAGAATGGAATGAGCCTGGGTCTCCCGGGTGGTATACCAAGCGAACCACCTCGTGGGGGGAAGCGCCGTTGGCCTCGCCGTTCAACGCTCTGAAGCATCGGAACTACCGCCTCTTCTGGTTCGGCCAGGCAGTCTCCCTCATCGGCACCTGGATGCAGTCGACCGGCCAGTCCTGGCTGGTCCTGATGCTCACCGACTCCCCCTTCCTCCTGGG comes from the Bacillota bacterium genome and includes:
- a CDS encoding CpsD/CapB family tyrosine-protein kinase; translated protein: MSTPHPNGEKLVTALNPRSPVAESYRELRTNLQFLTIDKTLRSIVVTSASPREGKTLTVANLAITMAQAGKKVIAVDSDLRRPCLCQIFNVHERNGLTSVLAGQVQVDQALQTTKTKGLRVLPPGPTPPNPAELLASDRMRNLMAALEERADMVVYDSPPVGAVTDAAIMASACDGVLLVVGAGKVSYKQAQRAKELLANVKANILGVVLDGAFAERDKGYHDYYYGQDGEKKRKK
- a CDS encoding Wzz/FepE/Etk N-terminal domain-containing protein, coding for MDQQDMIDLREYFAILRRRLWAIILVTVVAVATSGIISYFFIEPVYSASTTLMVLKKDTPVDYTTLLMNRQLVKTYGEIAKSRTVAEHVIADMGLGIPVSSLQAAIHVSPVKDTEIIQVSVEDTAPAEAASIANAVARDFIKQVIQIMKVENVQVVDPAIEPTTPIKPRPKLNMAVAGVLGVMVGVGLAFVLEYLDNTVKSPEDVRRFLDLPVLGTIPVIDLRHESKMAKKAADREAQGQAADAGDGGLPVIKRAQPGQAEDRGLKAVR
- a CDS encoding folylpolyglutamate synthase/dihydrofolate synthase family protein — translated: MDYQQSLDYLHHLIRFGWKPGLQRMDYLMKALGNPEQSLAAVHVGGTNGKGSTCAMTTTVLREAGYRVAAFTKPHLQHWNERMTIDGRHIPEEKVAELVTLLSGIVEGMEAHGVDHATEFEVTTAAMFKYFADEHVDLSIVEVGLGGTLDSTNVLPTPLASVITNVAYDHMDILGSTISEIAGHKAGIIKPGGLVITESQNPEVLRVIDRKVRENGARLWRVIPDGAEAGGVSDGGPPAADVPEVRAEAVVTYRGLAVNREGCRLDVTTPDATHHDLKVSLLGAHQMMNAATAVAVITALRRLGWEIDDESLRRGLETARWPGRLEVVQDDPLTIIDGAHNHDGAAVLRDAIERIFPDHRLTLVIGILADKEISTVLNELVPLAERVIVTRPDSSRAADPAVVAEEARRVAGVEAGAGRPAPADITVIEKPESAVRRALEEAGRGSADPLAPGGPRDPRPPLVLITGSLYLIGKIRGLWFDEVTW